The following coding sequences are from one Paenarthrobacter ureafaciens window:
- a CDS encoding glycogen debranching N-terminal domain-containing protein — protein MTAWNADTEAGASELGAVTVVEGSSFCISSHTGDVHAGGSQGAYYQDTRIVSRWVLRINGEPREPLVARNPTAFQAEYVGRACTEDGRFESPLLVQHQRSIGSGLRDDITIRNYSSEPSNCTIEVILDADLADLFDVKGGRAGHVDGTLKTAHEDRLYIESRHSNGQQRGVSFHAEGAKVTEEGLTFNVTIPARTHWTATVIALPITNGKEPENPFTAATPLSHSVGAQRHEQWEEHVPRIRVTDINVTGVLEKSQRDLGSLRIFDAKHPDRAAVAAGAPWFMALFGRDSLLASYMSLMVDPSLAAGTLQTLAGLQGTKVDIDSEEEPGRIPHEVRLGVTAGLSLGGTAYYGTADATPLFVSTLGELSRWGLGSDIIESLLPHADRAIEWMEKYGDRDGDGFIEYQRPNPHGLINQGWKDSWDGINFADGTMAEAPIALCEVQAYAYAAYVGRSLLARAAGDTAVERRCADRAEALKEAFNKTFWLPDKGYYALALDKDKKPVDSCTSNMGHCLWVGIVDEDKAPLVAERLMSPEMFTGWGIRTLASDMGAYNPVSYHNGSVWPHDTAIVATGLMRYGFVEEASRVASGLFDAAKHFGGRLPELFCGFDRSDFPEPVPYPTACSPQAWAAAAPVQLARILLRFDPDFTRDVLHLAPILPASFGTFSADNVLLGDSRITIEAAGPTGSVAGLPENLRLRNDPRPPLAGDLFG, from the coding sequence ATGACAGCCTGGAATGCAGATACAGAAGCAGGAGCGTCCGAACTGGGGGCGGTGACGGTCGTCGAAGGCTCTTCCTTCTGCATCTCATCCCATACAGGTGACGTCCACGCCGGGGGTTCGCAGGGCGCTTACTACCAGGACACCCGAATCGTCTCCCGCTGGGTACTGCGCATCAACGGCGAACCGCGCGAGCCCTTGGTGGCCCGCAATCCGACGGCTTTCCAAGCAGAATATGTGGGCCGGGCCTGCACTGAGGACGGCCGGTTCGAGAGCCCGTTGCTGGTCCAGCACCAGCGCAGCATCGGCTCGGGACTTCGGGATGACATCACTATCCGGAACTACTCCAGCGAGCCGTCCAACTGCACCATCGAAGTGATCCTCGACGCCGATCTTGCGGACCTTTTTGACGTCAAGGGTGGTCGCGCCGGACACGTTGACGGGACCCTGAAGACCGCGCATGAGGACCGGTTGTACATCGAGTCCCGCCACTCAAACGGACAGCAGCGGGGCGTTTCCTTCCACGCAGAGGGGGCAAAGGTCACCGAGGAAGGGCTGACGTTCAATGTCACTATCCCTGCCAGGACCCACTGGACCGCCACTGTGATTGCCCTGCCCATCACCAATGGGAAAGAACCGGAAAATCCCTTTACCGCGGCGACGCCGCTCAGCCACAGCGTCGGCGCGCAACGCCATGAACAGTGGGAGGAGCACGTTCCCCGCATCCGCGTTACCGACATCAACGTCACCGGTGTGCTGGAGAAGAGCCAGCGCGACCTCGGCTCCCTGCGGATCTTCGACGCGAAACACCCCGACCGTGCTGCCGTAGCGGCCGGAGCGCCCTGGTTCATGGCGTTGTTCGGCAGGGACTCGCTGCTGGCCTCCTACATGTCACTCATGGTCGACCCCAGCCTCGCCGCCGGCACCCTGCAAACGTTGGCAGGCCTGCAGGGGACCAAAGTGGACATCGACTCCGAAGAGGAGCCGGGACGGATACCCCACGAAGTCAGGCTCGGGGTGACTGCGGGGCTCTCGCTCGGCGGCACAGCCTACTACGGGACAGCCGATGCCACACCGCTCTTCGTCTCCACCCTGGGCGAACTCAGCCGCTGGGGACTGGGGTCGGACATCATCGAATCCCTGCTCCCGCATGCCGACCGGGCGATCGAGTGGATGGAGAAGTACGGCGACCGCGACGGCGATGGGTTCATCGAGTACCAGAGGCCGAACCCCCACGGCCTGATCAACCAAGGGTGGAAGGACTCATGGGACGGCATCAACTTCGCCGACGGAACCATGGCGGAGGCGCCGATCGCACTCTGCGAAGTCCAGGCTTACGCCTATGCGGCGTACGTGGGCCGTTCCCTGCTGGCACGCGCGGCGGGGGACACCGCCGTCGAACGCCGCTGCGCGGACCGGGCCGAGGCACTCAAGGAGGCCTTCAACAAGACTTTCTGGCTGCCGGACAAGGGCTATTACGCGCTCGCCCTGGACAAGGACAAGAAGCCCGTGGATTCGTGCACGTCCAATATGGGCCACTGCCTGTGGGTTGGCATCGTGGACGAAGACAAAGCGCCGCTGGTGGCCGAGCGGCTCATGTCGCCTGAAATGTTCACCGGCTGGGGGATCCGCACCCTCGCCTCGGACATGGGGGCCTACAACCCCGTCAGCTACCACAACGGTTCGGTGTGGCCCCACGACACGGCGATCGTCGCCACCGGATTGATGCGATATGGCTTCGTTGAGGAAGCCAGTCGCGTTGCCAGCGGATTGTTCGACGCCGCCAAGCACTTCGGCGGCCGGCTTCCGGAACTTTTCTGCGGCTTTGACCGCTCGGACTTTCCGGAGCCCGTTCCCTATCCGACGGCGTGTTCCCCGCAGGCATGGGCGGCTGCGGCTCCGGTGCAGCTCGCCAGGATCCTGCTGCGCTTCGATCCGGACTTCACCCGGGACGTGCTGCACCTGGCACCGATACTCCCCGCATCCTTCGGGACGTTCAGCGCTGACAACGTCTTGCTGGGTGACTCACGGATCACCATCGAGGCAGCCGGGCCCACGGGGTCGGTGGCGGGGTTGCCGGAAAACCTGCGGCTGCGCAACGATCCGCGGCCGCCGTTGGCCGGGGACCTGTTCGGCTAG
- a CDS encoding GNAT family N-acetyltransferase, with the protein MTETIRTATSNDAGKLAELAAVTFPLACPPGSSPEDIQAHLEKHLSEARFAEYLADANITILVLDDAGQLNGYTMLIAKPASDPDVASVLSAQPSTELSKCYVHPEHHGHGAAARLMKASLADAADKGAAGVWLGVNSQNAKAIRFYEKNGFERVGTKSFQLGNTVEHDFVMEYAV; encoded by the coding sequence TTGACCGAGACTATCCGCACCGCTACAAGCAACGACGCCGGGAAGCTCGCTGAGCTTGCGGCCGTCACCTTTCCGCTGGCGTGCCCGCCGGGCTCCTCCCCGGAGGACATCCAGGCCCATCTGGAGAAGCACCTGAGCGAGGCCAGGTTCGCCGAGTACCTCGCGGACGCGAACATCACCATCCTCGTGCTCGATGACGCCGGCCAACTGAACGGCTACACCATGCTCATCGCCAAGCCCGCCAGCGACCCCGATGTGGCCTCGGTCCTCTCAGCCCAGCCTTCCACCGAACTCAGCAAGTGCTACGTCCATCCCGAACACCACGGCCACGGCGCAGCTGCCCGGCTCATGAAGGCCTCCCTTGCCGATGCGGCAGACAAGGGAGCGGCCGGTGTGTGGCTCGGAGTCAACAGCCAGAACGCCAAGGCCATCCGTTTCTACGAGAAGAACGGCTTCGAACGGGTGGGCACCAAGTCATTCCAGCTGGGCAACACCGTGGAGCACGACTTCGTCATGGAGTACGCGGTCTAG
- a CDS encoding universal stress protein, which translates to MTIVVGYVPTPEGEAALTQAIAEAKKSNNHLLVINSSKGDALVDNRYAQEPDIQGIEQRLATQGISHTITQPVRGHDAAAEVLDAADEHDADLIVIGLRRRSPVGKLIMGSVSQRILLEADCPVLAVKAD; encoded by the coding sequence ATGACCATCGTGGTGGGATACGTCCCCACGCCGGAAGGTGAGGCCGCGCTGACGCAGGCCATCGCCGAGGCAAAGAAGAGCAACAACCACCTCCTCGTCATCAATTCCTCGAAGGGCGATGCCCTGGTGGACAACCGCTACGCCCAGGAGCCGGACATCCAGGGAATCGAGCAACGGCTTGCAACGCAAGGCATCAGCCACACCATCACGCAACCGGTTCGTGGCCATGACGCGGCGGCCGAGGTCCTGGATGCCGCAGATGAACACGACGCGGATCTGATCGTGATCGGACTGCGTCGGCGCAGCCCCGTTGGAAAGCTCATCATGGGCAGCGTCTCCCAACGGATCCTGCTGGAAGCGGACTGCCCGGTGCTGGCAGTCAAAGCCGACTAG
- a CDS encoding tripartite tricarboxylate transporter permease: MDVLSSLMDGFATALTPMNLLYAMIGVLLGTAVGVLPGLGPAMTVALLLPVTYALEPTSAFIMFAGIYYGGMYGGSTTSILLNTPGESSSVVTAIEGNKMAKAGRAAQALATAAIGSFVAGTIGTALLAVFAPIVVKFAVSLGAPSYFAIMVLALLAVTAVLGSSRLRGFASLALGLAIGLVGIDSVTGQRRLTFGQPFLADGLDIVVVAVAIFAVGEALWVAAHLRRSPLHIIPVGRPWMGKKDWSRSWKPWLRGTAFGFPFGALPAGGAEIPTFLSYVTEKRLSKHPEEFGKGAIEGVAGPEAANNAAAAGTLTPMLALGLPTNATAAVMLAAFTTYGIQPGPQLFASQGPLVWALIASLFIGNLLLLLINLPLAPLWAKLLQLPRPYLYAGILFFATLGAYSVNLQAFDLVILLVLGALGFMMRRFGLPVLPLILGVILGPRIEGQLRKTLQLSAGDPAGLFSEPIAIVVYIIVAIVLVWPFAYKLIRPKRPAKDPLLPANSGAADYSD, translated from the coding sequence ATGGACGTCCTGTCCTCGCTGATGGACGGTTTTGCCACCGCCCTGACCCCCATGAACCTCCTGTACGCCATGATCGGCGTACTCCTCGGCACCGCCGTTGGTGTCCTCCCCGGCCTGGGACCGGCCATGACCGTGGCCCTGCTCCTGCCCGTGACGTACGCGTTGGAACCTACCAGCGCTTTCATCATGTTCGCCGGCATCTACTACGGCGGCATGTACGGCGGTTCCACCACCTCCATCCTGCTCAACACCCCGGGTGAGTCATCGTCCGTTGTCACAGCCATTGAGGGCAACAAGATGGCCAAGGCCGGGCGGGCCGCCCAAGCGCTGGCCACGGCCGCCATCGGCTCGTTCGTTGCCGGCACCATCGGCACCGCCTTGTTGGCCGTCTTCGCGCCGATCGTGGTCAAGTTCGCCGTCAGCCTTGGCGCCCCCAGCTACTTCGCCATCATGGTCCTGGCCCTGCTGGCAGTAACAGCGGTCCTTGGTTCGTCCAGGCTCCGCGGCTTTGCATCACTGGCACTCGGGCTGGCCATCGGCCTGGTGGGCATCGATTCGGTCACCGGCCAACGCCGCTTGACGTTCGGCCAGCCGTTCCTGGCCGACGGCCTGGACATTGTGGTTGTCGCCGTCGCCATTTTTGCTGTTGGTGAGGCACTCTGGGTAGCCGCCCACCTTCGCCGCAGCCCATTGCACATCATTCCCGTAGGCCGCCCCTGGATGGGGAAGAAGGACTGGAGCCGTTCCTGGAAGCCGTGGCTCCGCGGCACCGCGTTCGGCTTCCCGTTCGGCGCCCTTCCCGCAGGCGGAGCGGAGATCCCCACCTTCCTCTCCTACGTCACCGAGAAGCGGCTAAGCAAGCACCCTGAAGAATTCGGCAAGGGCGCAATCGAAGGCGTTGCCGGGCCGGAAGCTGCCAACAACGCAGCCGCGGCGGGCACCCTGACCCCCATGCTGGCGCTGGGCCTGCCCACCAACGCAACGGCCGCCGTCATGCTCGCAGCCTTCACCACCTACGGCATCCAGCCGGGACCGCAGCTCTTTGCCAGCCAGGGACCGCTGGTGTGGGCCCTGATCGCCAGCCTGTTCATCGGCAACCTGCTGCTGTTGCTCATCAACCTGCCACTGGCTCCGCTGTGGGCCAAACTGCTCCAACTACCGCGGCCCTACCTGTACGCAGGAATCCTGTTCTTCGCCACCTTGGGCGCCTACTCGGTGAACCTGCAGGCGTTCGACCTGGTGATCCTGCTGGTCCTCGGTGCCCTGGGCTTCATGATGCGCCGCTTCGGCCTACCTGTCCTGCCCTTGATCCTCGGCGTCATCCTCGGCCCGCGGATCGAAGGCCAACTCCGCAAGACCCTGCAACTGAGCGCCGGCGACCCCGCCGGGCTCTTCAGCGAGCCGATCGCGATCGTTGTGTACATCATCGTTGCGATCGTGCTGGTTTGGCCGTTTGCGTACAAGCTCATCCGGCCCAAACGTCCAGCCAAGGACCCGCTGCTTCCCGCCAATTCCGGTGCTGCGGACTACAGCGACTAA
- a CDS encoding tripartite tricarboxylate transporter TctB family protein produces the protein MSTAVKGLKGRAELGVSLLLGAAGVLVFLDANGLATPYSKSDPVGPKTVPFIVAGLLLVCAVLLAINVLRGGKGEAEGGEDVDLAHPADWKTVLPLAGAFILNILLIDWAGWVISGTLLFWGSVLALGSRRYVRDGLIALALSLLTFYGFYLGLGIALPAGLLEGIL, from the coding sequence GTGAGCACTGCAGTAAAAGGCCTCAAGGGCCGCGCCGAGCTGGGAGTTTCCCTCCTGCTCGGCGCGGCCGGGGTCCTGGTCTTCCTGGACGCCAACGGCCTGGCCACCCCGTACTCCAAATCGGACCCGGTTGGGCCCAAGACTGTGCCGTTCATCGTCGCAGGCCTCTTGCTGGTTTGTGCCGTTCTGCTGGCCATCAACGTCCTCCGCGGCGGCAAGGGTGAAGCCGAAGGCGGCGAAGACGTCGACCTGGCGCACCCCGCCGATTGGAAGACGGTCCTCCCCTTGGCGGGCGCCTTCATCCTGAACATCCTGCTCATTGACTGGGCCGGATGGGTGATCTCCGGAACTCTCCTCTTCTGGGGCAGCGTTTTGGCCCTGGGCAGCCGGCGCTATGTCCGTGACGGCCTGATTGCCCTGGCACTCTCCCTGCTGACCTTCTACGGCTTCTACCTCGGCCTGGGCATTGCACTGCCCGCCGGGCTTCTGGAAGGAATCCTCTGA
- a CDS encoding Bug family tripartite tricarboxylate transporter substrate binding protein has protein sequence MRQIRALRIAAVAAGIALMATGCGATSKSSTGTESTGAAKPISGLQIMVPNTPGGGYDTTARAAAKVLDNEKIASNTEVFNLAGAGGTVGLARVVNEKGNGDLAMLMGLGVVGASYTNKSESKLTQTTPLARLIEEPGAIMVSKDSPYKTIDDLVKAWKADPASISVGGGSSPGGPDHLLPMQLAGAVGIDATKVNFVSYDGGGDLLPAILGNKLGFAASGAGEYLEQIKSGEVRVLATSGEKRLDGVDAPTLKESNIDLVFTNWRGVVAPPGISDEDKKSLIAALEKMHESAGWKEALKTHSWTDAFITGDEFQTFLTDQDKRVADVLTKLGLA, from the coding sequence ATGCGCCAGATCCGCGCATTGCGCATTGCCGCCGTTGCAGCCGGCATCGCCCTGATGGCTACCGGTTGTGGTGCCACCAGCAAGAGCTCCACCGGCACCGAAAGCACCGGTGCGGCCAAACCCATCAGCGGTCTGCAAATCATGGTCCCCAACACCCCCGGCGGCGGATACGACACCACCGCCCGGGCCGCGGCCAAGGTCCTGGACAACGAAAAGATCGCCAGCAACACCGAGGTCTTCAACCTGGCCGGAGCAGGCGGCACCGTGGGCCTGGCGCGCGTGGTCAACGAGAAGGGCAACGGCGATCTGGCCATGCTCATGGGCCTGGGCGTGGTGGGAGCCAGCTACACCAACAAGTCGGAATCCAAACTGACCCAGACCACTCCCCTGGCACGCTTGATCGAGGAACCCGGCGCCATCATGGTCAGCAAGGACTCCCCGTACAAGACCATCGATGACCTGGTGAAGGCATGGAAGGCCGATCCCGCTTCCATTTCCGTGGGCGGCGGCTCCTCGCCGGGCGGCCCGGACCACCTCCTGCCCATGCAGCTGGCCGGTGCCGTGGGCATCGACGCTACCAAGGTGAACTTCGTTTCCTACGACGGCGGTGGGGACCTCCTGCCTGCGATCCTCGGCAACAAGCTGGGCTTCGCAGCGTCCGGAGCCGGCGAGTACCTGGAGCAGATCAAGTCCGGCGAAGTCCGCGTTCTGGCTACCAGCGGCGAAAAGCGGTTGGACGGCGTGGACGCACCAACGCTCAAGGAGTCCAACATCGACCTCGTCTTCACCAACTGGCGTGGCGTTGTGGCACCTCCGGGCATCAGCGATGAGGACAAGAAGTCCCTGATCGCGGCCTTGGAAAAGATGCACGAATCCGCAGGATGGAAGGAAGCCCTGAAGACCCACAGCTGGACGGACGCCTTCATCACCGGTGACGAGTTCCAGACCTTCCTGACCGACCAGGACAAGCGGGTGGCCGACGTCCTCACCAAGCTTGGCTTGGCGTGA
- a CDS encoding sensor histidine kinase has product MSLAGQYLLLQLLIVLAVLVAVAAISLAESAAAFERTEGRRALSAAEALGNNPTVRELLPTAEPRAGSALPAVAESVRTVSGSGQVALAKLDGTVVTASDPGLVGKILPLGDSRVKEGRAWTGVLAGSTGPVLSAHVPVLDDSGEMIGIASISRNYPSTLERLGDAAPNLLTYLGVASILGVAGSLLLSRRVKRQTLGMEPREITGLVENREAMLQGLKEGVVALDPHGRITVANQSARQLLGLPGDCVGQRLASLPVDPALKVVLARDQADPDQLVLVGDRLVVMNRVALTSRGRDMGSVTTLRDRTEMSSLERELGATRTVTNTLRAQAHEFANQLHVISGLLQLEEYESVIQFVNGATVDRTRLNDEVTSRIQDPALAALLIAKSSLATERGVELQLDPGSALPRVAEELSRDLTTVVGNLVDNAFDAVTGLPGATVSVLVVESGDEVRVTVRDNGPGIPEGDAEQIFSQGFSTKEPGSGDSRGFGLAISRVICRRSGGDLSVSNHNGAVFAARFMKEAVRP; this is encoded by the coding sequence ATGTCCCTCGCCGGACAGTACCTTCTGCTGCAGCTGTTGATCGTGCTCGCCGTGCTCGTGGCCGTCGCAGCTATTTCGCTGGCTGAATCCGCCGCCGCCTTCGAGCGCACCGAGGGGCGCAGGGCACTGTCCGCTGCCGAAGCGTTGGGGAACAACCCCACCGTCCGTGAACTGCTCCCGACGGCGGAACCCCGCGCCGGTTCCGCCCTTCCGGCCGTCGCCGAGTCGGTACGGACAGTCTCCGGCTCGGGCCAGGTTGCCCTCGCGAAACTGGACGGGACGGTGGTCACCGCCTCCGATCCCGGGTTGGTAGGCAAAATTCTGCCCCTTGGCGACAGCCGGGTGAAGGAAGGCCGGGCCTGGACCGGAGTCCTCGCCGGCAGCACCGGCCCGGTCCTTTCCGCCCACGTGCCGGTCCTGGATGATTCCGGTGAAATGATCGGCATAGCTTCCATCAGCCGTAACTACCCCTCAACCCTGGAAAGACTGGGCGACGCCGCGCCCAACCTCCTGACCTACCTCGGCGTGGCCAGCATCCTCGGCGTTGCGGGTTCGCTCTTGTTGTCCCGGCGCGTCAAGAGGCAGACCCTGGGCATGGAACCACGCGAGATCACCGGACTCGTGGAAAACCGGGAGGCCATGCTGCAAGGCCTGAAAGAGGGTGTGGTCGCTTTGGATCCCCACGGGCGGATCACTGTGGCCAACCAGAGCGCCCGGCAACTCCTGGGGCTTCCCGGCGATTGCGTCGGACAGCGCCTCGCTTCGCTGCCCGTCGACCCGGCGCTCAAAGTGGTGCTGGCCAGGGACCAGGCGGACCCGGACCAGTTGGTTCTGGTGGGTGATCGGCTGGTGGTCATGAACAGGGTTGCGCTGACCTCCCGCGGAAGGGACATGGGTTCGGTCACGACGCTCAGGGACCGGACGGAAATGTCTTCCTTGGAGCGCGAACTCGGGGCAACCCGGACAGTAACCAACACGCTCCGTGCCCAGGCCCACGAGTTCGCCAACCAGCTCCATGTCATCTCCGGGCTGCTTCAACTGGAGGAGTACGAATCCGTGATCCAGTTCGTCAACGGCGCCACCGTGGACCGCACCAGGCTAAATGATGAAGTGACCAGCAGGATCCAGGACCCGGCGCTCGCGGCCTTGTTGATTGCCAAGTCCAGCCTCGCTACGGAGCGCGGGGTGGAACTGCAGCTTGATCCGGGATCCGCGCTGCCGCGCGTAGCGGAGGAACTTTCCCGCGACCTCACTACTGTGGTCGGGAACCTGGTGGACAACGCGTTCGACGCCGTCACCGGACTCCCCGGGGCAACGGTCAGCGTCTTGGTGGTCGAGTCCGGTGACGAGGTCCGGGTCACCGTCCGGGACAATGGTCCCGGGATTCCCGAGGGCGATGCCGAACAGATCTTCTCGCAGGGCTTCTCCACCAAGGAGCCAGGTTCCGGGGATTCCCGGGGTTTCGGCTTGGCAATCTCCCGGGTGATTTGCAGGCGCAGCGGCGGCGATCTGTCGGTATCGAACCATAACGGTGCGGTGTTCGCTGCGCGTTTCATGAAGGAGGCAGTACGCCCGTGA
- a CDS encoding response regulator, with amino-acid sequence MIKVLIVDDDFMVAKVHAGFIQRTPGFAVLGVAHTGAQAVLETQRLQPDLVLLDIHLPDANGLDLMHKLREVAPDLDVLVISAAREVETVRKALRGGIVHYLIKPFSQADLQERLEHYLHAYHGLDSSKAEAEQSDVNRVFGLGTSERTLPKGCSVETLERVEETLKAASGDLSAAEVAEELGTSRVSARRYLEYLHDAGAVDVKLKYGVGRPERRYVLKGR; translated from the coding sequence GTGATCAAGGTCCTGATTGTCGATGACGACTTCATGGTGGCCAAAGTGCATGCCGGCTTCATCCAACGGACTCCGGGATTTGCCGTTTTGGGAGTGGCGCATACGGGCGCGCAGGCCGTGCTGGAAACACAACGGTTGCAACCGGACCTTGTGCTGTTGGATATCCACTTGCCCGACGCCAACGGACTTGACCTCATGCACAAGCTGCGGGAGGTGGCTCCGGACCTGGACGTCCTGGTGATCAGTGCAGCCCGCGAAGTGGAAACGGTGCGCAAGGCCCTCCGCGGCGGCATTGTCCACTACCTCATCAAGCCTTTCTCCCAGGCCGACCTCCAAGAGCGGCTCGAGCATTACCTGCACGCGTACCACGGCCTGGATTCTTCAAAAGCCGAAGCTGAGCAATCCGACGTCAACAGGGTTTTTGGGCTGGGAACCTCCGAGCGGACGTTGCCCAAGGGGTGCAGCGTGGAGACCCTGGAACGGGTGGAGGAAACATTGAAGGCTGCTTCCGGGGACCTGTCAGCCGCCGAAGTCGCAGAAGAACTGGGCACATCGCGGGTGAGCGCGCGGCGTTATCTTGAGTACCTCCACGATGCCGGCGCCGTTGACGTGAAGCTGAAGTACGGCGTCGGACGTCCGGAAAGGCGCTACGTGCTCAAGGGGCGTTGA
- a CDS encoding LysR family transcriptional regulator, giving the protein MSSRPDLTALEILVLVAETGSLGAAARRVGMAQPNASRALARLERQLGLTLVVRTPAGSRVTTEGEVVTAWAREALGAMDRMILGARSLAAEQAAHLTVAASLTIAEYLAPRWLARFRRAHTDLHVSLAVGNSGEVLEQLAARKIPLGFVETPTVPRTVASTTVARDELVVVVGTSHPWARRRTPVEPCELIAAELVLREVGSGTRDTLVRALERSGTPLAATSMELASTVAVKAAAVEGSAVAVLSELAVTAELATGQLVAVPVQGLDLTRSLRAVWLPERRPEGTAAELIRIAKASK; this is encoded by the coding sequence ATGAGCAGCCGCCCGGACCTGACCGCGTTGGAGATCCTCGTCCTGGTGGCAGAGACTGGTTCGTTGGGGGCTGCGGCAAGGCGCGTCGGCATGGCCCAGCCGAACGCCAGCCGTGCCCTCGCCCGGCTGGAACGCCAACTCGGCCTCACCCTTGTGGTCAGGACTCCGGCCGGTTCACGGGTCACCACCGAAGGGGAGGTGGTGACTGCCTGGGCCCGCGAGGCACTTGGTGCGATGGACCGGATGATCCTTGGCGCCCGGTCCTTGGCAGCGGAGCAGGCCGCCCACCTTACGGTTGCGGCCAGCCTGACCATCGCCGAGTACCTCGCACCGCGCTGGCTGGCACGCTTCCGCAGGGCACACACGGACCTGCACGTGAGCTTGGCGGTAGGGAATTCGGGAGAAGTCCTTGAGCAATTGGCTGCACGGAAAATCCCCTTGGGCTTCGTGGAAACCCCCACAGTTCCGCGCACTGTGGCGTCAACTACGGTGGCCCGCGACGAGCTGGTTGTGGTGGTCGGAACGAGCCATCCATGGGCGCGGCGACGCACTCCCGTGGAGCCCTGCGAACTGATTGCCGCGGAGTTGGTGCTCCGCGAAGTCGGCTCGGGAACCCGCGACACCTTGGTCCGGGCGTTGGAGCGGTCCGGCACCCCGTTGGCGGCAACGAGCATGGAACTTGCCAGCACGGTGGCGGTCAAAGCGGCCGCCGTTGAAGGTTCGGCGGTGGCTGTGCTGAGCGAACTGGCTGTGACGGCGGAGCTTGCCACGGGCCAACTCGTGGCAGTGCCCGTCCAAGGGCTGGATCTCACCCGTTCACTGCGGGCTGTCTGGCTGCCCGAGCGACGCCCGGAGGGGACTGCCGCGGAGTTGATCCGCATCGCCAAGGCGAGCAAGTAA
- a CDS encoding YeiH family protein: MSTTRPRTSAASEAPATPGWGARGGRGGRRRGPVLSLAPGLAACVVALALAFGIHALLPSLPAMTLAVVLGIAAANLPGVSGWVGGSWQPGLRFAGKHLMRAGIVLLGLKLSLGDIAALGWQSFALIVAVVLLSFAGTYALGKLFKLPGDAPLLIATGFSICGASAIGAMAAVRGTKHQDTVLPVALVTLCGTLAIGTLPLLMHPLGLDAVTFGRWVGASVHDVGQVVAASQTAGAVALSAAVVIKLSRVVLLAPIVATAGLFERRRRRATAAAADHAGTFPPIVPLFVVGFLAMIAVRSLGWASPEVLDFGNLAQEIALGAALFGLGSSVRVRELLHAGPRSLVMALFAWALIAALGLGAVVLAG, encoded by the coding sequence ATGAGCACAACACGGCCGCGGACCTCCGCCGCATCGGAAGCCCCTGCGACCCCCGGGTGGGGCGCGCGCGGCGGACGTGGCGGCCGGCGTCGTGGGCCTGTCCTTTCCCTGGCGCCCGGGCTGGCCGCGTGCGTCGTGGCCTTGGCCCTGGCGTTCGGCATCCACGCCTTACTGCCGTCACTGCCCGCCATGACACTGGCGGTGGTCCTCGGCATCGCAGCGGCAAACCTGCCCGGCGTCTCGGGATGGGTTGGCGGATCCTGGCAACCCGGCCTTCGATTCGCGGGCAAGCACTTGATGCGTGCCGGCATCGTCCTCCTGGGCCTGAAGCTCAGCCTCGGGGACATCGCGGCCCTCGGCTGGCAGTCCTTTGCGCTCATCGTCGCGGTGGTACTGCTCTCCTTCGCGGGTACGTACGCCTTGGGCAAGCTCTTCAAGCTCCCCGGCGACGCACCTCTTCTCATCGCCACGGGATTCTCTATTTGCGGTGCCTCGGCCATCGGTGCCATGGCAGCGGTCCGGGGAACGAAGCACCAGGACACGGTGCTGCCCGTGGCCCTCGTAACCCTGTGCGGCACCTTGGCCATCGGCACGCTTCCGTTGCTCATGCACCCCCTGGGCCTGGATGCCGTGACGTTTGGCCGCTGGGTTGGTGCATCGGTTCACGATGTGGGACAGGTGGTGGCTGCGTCCCAGACGGCCGGTGCTGTTGCACTCAGCGCCGCGGTGGTCATCAAATTGTCCAGGGTGGTCCTGCTGGCTCCGATCGTCGCCACCGCAGGTCTGTTTGAACGACGACGGCGGCGGGCAACTGCCGCTGCAGCGGACCATGCGGGCACGTTCCCGCCGATCGTTCCCCTGTTCGTGGTGGGCTTCCTGGCCATGATCGCCGTCCGCAGCCTCGGCTGGGCTTCGCCGGAGGTGCTGGACTTCGGAAACCTGGCGCAGGAGATCGCCCTTGGAGCAGCCCTCTTCGGCCTGGGTTCCTCGGTGCGCGTGCGCGAACTCCTGCACGCCGGACCGCGGTCCCTGGTCATGGCTCTGTTCGCGTGGGCGTTGATTGCGGCTCTGGGCCTGGGGGCTGTTGTGTTGGCTGGTTAG